A single region of the Neomonachus schauinslandi chromosome 3, ASM220157v2, whole genome shotgun sequence genome encodes:
- the LOC110591972 gene encoding LOW QUALITY PROTEIN: heterogeneous nuclear ribonucleoprotein A3-like (The sequence of the model RefSeq protein was modified relative to this genomic sequence to represent the inferred CDS: inserted 1 base in 1 codon; deleted 1 base in 1 codon), giving the protein MSFKAFYLLIFTVLAPLNVFKKIKEPEQLRKLFIGGLSFETTDDSLREHFEKWGTVTDCVVMRDPQTKRSRGFGFVTYSCVEEMDAAMCAQPHKVDGRVVEPKRAVSRAVKKIFVGGIKEDTEEYNLRDYFEKYGKIXSIEVMEDRQSGKRRGFAFVTFDDHDTVDKIVVQKYHTINGHNCKVKKALSKQEMQSTGSQRGRGGGSGNFTGHGGNFGGGGNFGRGGNFGGRGGYGGGGGGSRGSYGGGDGGYNGFGGDGGNYGGGPGYSNRGGYGGGGPGYGNQGDRYGGSGGGYDGYNEGGNFGGGNYGGGGHYNDFGNYSGQQQSNYRPMKGGSFGGRSSGSPYSGGYGSGGGSGGYGSRRF; this is encoded by the exons ATGag CTTCAAAGCTTTTTACTTGCTGATATTCACAGTTCTTGCACCTTTAAAcgttttcaaaaaaattaag GAACCAGAGCAGTTGAGAAAACTGTTTATTGGTGGTTTGAGCTTTGAAACTACAGATGATAGTTTaagagaacattttgaaaaatggggTACAGTTACAGATTGTGTGGTGATGAGAGAC CCCCAAACAAAACGTTCCAGGGGTTTTGGTTTTGTGACTTACTCTTGTGTTGAAGAGATGGATGCAGCAATGTGTGCCCAACCACACAAGGTTGATGGGCGTGTAGTGGAACCAAAGAGAGCTGTTTCTAGAGCTGTGAAGAAAATTTTTGTTGGTGGtattaaagaagatacagaagaatATAATTTGAGAGACTACTTTGAAAAGTATGGCAAGA ACTCCATAGAAGTTATGGAAGACAGGCAGAGTGGAAAAAGGAGAGGATTTGCTTTTGTAACTTTTGATGATCATGATACAGTTGATAAAATTGTTGTTCAGAAATACCACACTATTAATGGGCATAACTGTAAAGTGAAAAAAGCCCTTTCTAAACAAGAAATGCAGTCTACTGGATCACAAAGAGGTCGTGGAGGTGGATCTGGCAACTTCACGGGTCATGGAGGAAACTTTGGAGGTGGTGGTAACTTTGGCCGTGGTGGAAACTTCGGTGGAAGAGGAGGCTATGGTGGCGGAGGTGGTGGCAGCAGAGGTAGTTATGGAGGAGGTGATGGTGGATATAATGGATTTGGAGGTGATGGTGGCAACTATGGTGGTGGTCCTGGTTATAGTAATAGAGGAGGCTATGGTGGTGGTGGACCAGGATATGGGAACCAAGGAGACAGATATGGAGGTAGTGGTGGAGGGTATGATGGTTATAAtgaaggaggaaattttggaggtGGTAACTATGGTGGTGGTGGGCACTATAATGATTTTGGAAATTATAGTGGACAACAGCAATCAAATTATCGACCCATGAAAGGGGGCAGTTTTGGTGGAAGAAGCTCAGGCAGTCCCTATAGTGGTGGTTATGGATCTGGTGGTGGAAGTGGTGGATATGGTAGcagaaggttttaa